The segment TGGATTTGACAATGCAGCTTGAACCTCTGCGTTTAGTTGTTTTCATAGTACAGTTGTAACTATTAAGATTAATAACATGTGCTCACACGAATGCAGCAGTGACAAGTCTACAATGGTTTAACCCATCTGGCACGTTATGTATTCTGCTGTCATCAAAGGATTAAAAAATGAGCGTCAACATGGCGCAGTAAGACTAACGCCCTGGCACACCTCAGTGGAGGGGAGTGAGTTCTCCACAATAAGTCTCCGTGTACATTTTAAACCTCTGGTCTACTCTGAAGTTCAGTCTCTGTATACGTGTTGCCGACATCTTTAAAAGAGCTCATTCCCGTCTCCTGCCCCGGCTGAACGATGCGCCGTCATTCCCAGTCTCGCCCGCGTGCACCGCGAGGCAGATATGAGGGGAAGAAAGGGTAGATTATAAATAAAGCGTCAGGTTTCATTCCCCGCAGTGTTCTGAGAAACCCTGTGGCCTCGGCGTCTGAGTGTGCGCGTGTTATCCAATTTAAAACTGCAGGGGCAGCACATGTTCCAACCTTcatacggacacacacattacacctctTTTTATTAAAGCTTCCGTTTTTGACCGAGCATGGAAAAGTCTGATGGTTTATTACAAATTAGGAGGGGTAAAATGCTCAGAGGTCAGATTTGGGTTTTGAGGGGATTGCAAATACAGATGCAGGGTGGCGTGtacacacttacaagtaaaagataattaaggggttGCcagggttgttttttgttgttgtttttttttggagggggggaggtttgtgtgtgtatgtatgcgtgtgtatatgtatatacagtgcatccggaaagtattcacagcgcttgattttttttccacattttgttatgttacagccttattccaaaatggattaaattcattattttcctcaacattctacacacaaaaacccataatgacaaagtgaatactgttttttgcaaatgtttgcacatttattaaaaataaagaaggaaaacataacatgtccataagtattcacagcctttgctcaatactttgttgacgcacctttggcagcaattacagcctcaagtcttgtTGGGTCTGATTCCACAATTCTcacattcttctttgcagaacctctcaagttccatcaggttggatggggagcgtcggtgcacagccattttcagatctctccagagatgttcaatggggttcaagtcagggctctggctgggccactccaggaccttcacagagtcgtcccgaagccactcctttgttatctcgggtcgttgtcctgttggaagatgaaccgtcgccccagtctgaggtccagagcgctttggagcatgttttcatccaggatgtctctgtacgttgctgcattcatctttccctcaatcctgactcgtctcccagttcctcccgctgaaacacatccccacagcatgatgctgccaccaccgtgcttcactgtagggatggtgttggccaggtgatgagcagtgcctggtttcctccagacatgacgcttggcattcaggccaaagagttcaatctttgtttcatcagaccagagcattttgtttctcatggtctgagagttcttcaggtgcttttttgcaaactctaggcgggctgtcatgtgctttttactgaggagtggcttccgtctggacactcgaccaaacaggcctgatttgtggagtgctgcagagatggttgtccttctggaaggttctcctctcttcatagaacaacgctggagctctgtcagagtgaccatcgggttcctggtcacctccctgactaaggcccttctcccccgatcgctcagtctggctgggcggctctaggaagagtcctggtggttccaacttcttccatgtccggatgatggaggccactgtgctcattgggactttcaatgctgcagaaacctttctgtacccttcaccagatctgtgcctcgatacaattctgtctcggaggtctatagataattccttgaacttcatggcttggtttatgctctgatatgcactgtcaactgatACCTTataaagacaggtgtgtgcctttctcaatcatgtccaatcaactgaatttagcacaggtggactccaatcaaacatctcaaggatgatcagtggaaacaggatgcacctgagctacatgttgagtgtcatggcaaaggctgtgaatacttatgtacatgttatgttttagttctttatttttaataaatgtgcacaaatttgcaaaaaacagtttgcactttgtcattatgggttgttgtgtgtagaatgttgaggaaaataatgaatttaatccattttggaataaggctgtaacataacaaaatgtggaaaaagtgaagcgctgtgaatactttccggatgcactgtatatgtgTACTGTAGGTGTATGTATATGGGTGGACATATGTttttgtctgacatttttgtacttgttttatgtttagatcactaaacaaataaaaaatttaagtgACAAAAAGCTTCCGTTTTGTGAATAATTCAGATGTATTAATATCCTACGCCAGAACTAATTGAATATTTTAACTGCGTGCGTCTTGATAATGGCGATGTGGTCGTATTAATGTGAAGCTCTTTAAGTACGACAACTCCCCGAGTTACTCAGAACAATCACTCTGGATGACATAACAGGAGACTGCAGCAAAACAACATGCACCAACCGGATGAGACAGAAAAGAAGTCAAAAGTAACAAATATAGGTATccattttatttacattacccTTTAAAACTTGTCCTGAAGCAACAGTTAAATACTAGATTCATACAGATACAGAGGCCATGCACAACGCAATCATTACAGCTCAGCGTGATGAAAACAGATAGACGAGCTTACGACACCCCGGATGGTTCTTTGCTCCGATCATACGACATACTGCGCTTCCATTGCATTATACGATTACATCATATCAATATGCAAGACGATCGATTATTTCGAGCGTAACCTGCGCCCCAAAACAAACATGATCTTTCATGCAGTGAAACGCACGGGCGTTGTGAAGTTAAAAAAGGAGTCGTCGGAGAGGAGGAAACCACGCGTTCAGTCCGTCTGCGCATCTCAAGTCTAATCCGAGAGAAGACGAGCGAGGCGTCGGCGCAGAAACGGACCcgattttttatttcatttcctcCCCCTTTAAGGCTGTGGTGTGGCCCGCGTGCACGCGGTCACGGATAAAACATTCTGCtgcttttccttcttcctcaaatcatgacaggaagaagaaaaggacatCGCACATTCGGTATGCGGCGTGTAGAGGActcaaaaatgaaataaatggttcACGCAGGCTGAGGCGAGCGTTTCTTTTAAAATGGCACcctgcaccccccccacacCGCCTCACCCAAATTATTTCCGTGCTGAACCCGATAGCAATCGGTTGCTATTTGAGGCGTCGAGAATAACACCGAGGGTAGTGGCTACATGcacggaaaagaaaaaagcgtCACAAACTTTAAACATACAACTTGCGGTTACACTTTTACACCCAGGAAAATAGAATACGCATTGAATTTTGAGCACGGCAGAAAGCTGCAACACGTTGGCTAAATACATCGGTGATGCCGAGCGCGCCACAATGAGACCTCTTCACGGGAGAAAAACACGGCTGTCTTAATGTTTTGGCAAAACATGCACGTCGTTCAACGGAGAGCGTAAATAATAAAGATGCACGTCGGACAGAGATAAAAGTAGAGCAGAAATGGTTTGAGAGGTTTTATAATTGTGATCAAGTGTTGCAGACGTAAAGAAATCAACGAGTATTTGGACGACCTTCAAGTCAAAATGTTTCCCGTTGGACTCGCCCCGATGACCTTCGCCCCGATGACCGTCGCTCCCGCTCACGAGGAGCTGAGGCCGGAGTCGGACTCCACGCTGCCGGACTCCACGCTGCCGTTGCGGTCCATGGCGGCGCCGCAGAGCATCGTGGAGCAGGGGATGGAgtagcaggagcaggaggagctcttGCGGGTCTCGTCGGTGATCACCTCCTGCAGGGTgtgctgctcctccacctggaaGATGTTCTGCTCGCCTTGCTCCTCACAGATGCTGAAgggggagaaagggaggaggcgGGTTCCGTTAGATCCGTGACGtagtttgtcatttaaaaaaaaaaaaacactgaataaaAAGGGATCGAGTTCTCCTGATGGGATAACATGAAACCTCAATCCACACGGAGGGGACCAGAGCATCGCGATAGGGTTGAAATATGTAGAAATACTAATTAGTACGAATATGAATCACCTAAGATGATTAATTTGAACTGTGAATTACGCATCACACTAAACTCTAACTGAACTCATTCTGTAACGTTAAATTACACTCTGCTTGGAATCATTCATTTAAGGaacatttttgtaaaacaaTATGATTTTAATCACAATCACAATCCACTGACAGTGATTTAAAgataatatttaatttagaaCTATAACTAGGTCAGAGTTATGAATtaatttttcacattttatctGGTAAAAGCGAAAGGAAAATGGTTGAATATCCTTCGGGCAAGATGCAAAAACTCTAGTCCGTTTGTATCCTAAACTAAATATCAAAATGGCGGTGCCACCATACACACCACACCAACGCGGCTCATGCGACGTGTTGATAGAAACACAATCCGCTCCATTCACGTCGGCTTGAGGGATGATTGCACCGGCCCCCATACACCGAGTGTAGTAGATCATTCCATCCCCAAATGAACAATGCAATGCGTTGTTCCAGTGAGCTAAACCCTCCCTCCATTGTTGTGGAACAACACAGCGACTGAACGGCTCAGTTTGCAGTTATacatcacatttagtctgtatgcttTTACGTTGCGTCTGAcatgatgtttttattgttattgttctcccttattttatttgcttcgTCTGTAGATTTTATTtgtaatcttgtgtttttaggtttgttcttaacatcagcatcattgggactacagatgaaaacagcctcttggctaactggcacatttactaaaatgtttttatcaatgtgcactcccccttataaaataaaccattataaaacattttttttttaaaaaagcgaCAAGTATGACCTTTTTATAGTTCAAGCCACGGACAGATATTAAAACATACAAGTTGAACTTTTGCCATCtgggaggatgacgtcagggtaaaaagaagaagaaagtctcCACAGTACAAGTCATCAACCCCCCTCTTAAAGTGGCGGAGGAAGCTCATCGCTCACGAGAGCGAATGTAATCCGTCCGTCAAGCAGGGGATTCTGATAACGCTGGACGTGTTTTCACGAGAGAGGCCGGCGAAGGCGTCGTCACGTGACCGAGAACGGCAGAGACTCATTTATAATCCCACAAAGAATGTCTGGTGCAATCAACCCCGCGGCAGCGCGAGCGGGTCGTCAGCAAGCGGAAAACCGGTTGGCCCGCACACGCTGCCGAGCTGGGAGCGGCCGTAAACGCCATCCCTCGCACGCAGGGCGACTTCCACGTATCCGCTTTAGCCTATTCGATTACAATCAGCAGTTCCCAACGCAGGAGTGTTATCAGAGTTCATACGCATTTTGACCGAtggttttccaggactttaaaccaaatgtccatgaccaaactgaaatctcggtataaaacatgaacaattttgaaaatgttgcgtatcgagagcgtacgccggcttatattttgagcgtctttctttaaaaaaaaccatattaattatttttaaactcggcgtaaatgaacatgtgattataacaaatttccatgacttttccaaaacttttatgatttatgtttttttaagctatttttctaggcctggaaatagccattttaaaaattccatgacttttccaggttttccatgaccgtaccaaccctgttttgaataaagggttaaaaattacagttttaatttttttactccGATTAAtcggaaaaaataatcaacagattaatcgattatcaaaataatcgttagttgcagccctaatacatatacatatataatactttaaattaaacaaatgaccagcgaactttccagttaaggtgcggtcacttatattttgagcgtctttctttaaaaaacattcattatttctttcaaaacttatgatttacgttttttccatgacttttccaggccgggaaatgaccattttaaaattccatgacttttccaggttttccatgaccgtaagaaccctggtttatatatatttttctgttgGTCCAACCAGAAGCCAAACAGGTCAAGTCACGCCGCCTCATGCATGATAGATTACAGTTGAGTATCACGAAGAGCATGCCGAGCATAAGAGGAGCCCTTTCATAACGGAAAACAAGAAGCAGCCATTCAAAGAAACAAAAGTGGAGTGACACTAGCAAAAacgaaatacaaattaaaacatgGCAGTTGATCAATCGAACTGCAAAAAATCCAGAAAGATGAAAGCTGCTCTCAAAGAAATTATCAGCCAGGAGTgagtaaataaacaaaaaacacagccGGGAACCAGAGAGGACGTTACGGTACCCTGAAGAACTTGAGTCAAAATATGGCACCTCGCATTCACAAATtctggaaggaaaggaggaacagTTATCACAATGACCTGGAGGGGCTCCAACGGGTTTGAGATCGAACGGGAAGTCACATCTGGAGTCTGCAGGGACTGGAGACTATGAGTCATGTAGTCACTGTAGACTATGAGTCATGTAGTCACTGTAGACTATGAGTCATGAAGTCACTGTAGACTATGAGTCATGAAGTCACTGTAGACTATGGGTCATGTAGTCACTGTAGACTATGAGTCATGTAGTCACTGTAGACTATGGGTCATGTAGTCACTGTAGACTATGAGTCATGAAGTCACTGTAGACTATGGGTCATGTAGTCACTGTAGACTATGAGTCATGTAGTCACTGTAGACTATGAGTCATGAAGTCACTGTAGACTATGAGTCATGAAGTCACTGTAGACTATGAGTCATGAAGTCACTGTAGACTATGAGTCATGTAGTCACTGTAGACTATGAGTCATGTAGTCACTGTAGACTATGAGTCATGTAGTCACTGTAGACTATGAGTCATGTAGTCACTGTAGACTATGGGTCATGTAGTCACTGTAGACTATGAGTCATGTAGTCACTGTAGACTATGAGTCATGAAGTCACTGTAGACTATGGGTCATGTAGTCACTGTAGACTATGAGTCATGTAGTCACTGTAGACTATGAGTCATGAAGTCACTGTAGACTATGAGTCATGAAGTCACTGTAGACTATGAGTCATGAAGTCACTGTAGACTATGGGTCATGAAGTCACTGTAGACTATGAGTCATGTAGTCACTGTAGACTATGGGTCATGAAGTCACTGTAGACTATGAGTCATGATCATGAAGTCACTGTAGACTATGAGTCATGTAGTCACTGTAGACTATGGGTCATGTAGTCACTGTAGACTATGAGTCATGTAGTCACTGTAGACTATGAGTCATGTAGTCACTGTAGACTATGAGTCATGTAGTCACTGTAGACTATGGGTCATGTAGTCACTGTAGACTATGAGTCATGTAGTCACTGTAGACTATGGGTCATGTAGTCACTGTAGACTATGAGTCATGTAGTCACTGTAGACTATGGGTCATGTAGTCACTGTAGACTATGAGTCATGTAGTCACTGTAGACTATGGGTCATGTAGTCACTGTAGACTATGAGTCATGTAGTCACTGTAGACTATGGGTCATGTAGTCACTGTAGACTATGAGTCATGTAGTCACTGTAGACTATGAGTCATGTAGTCACTGTAGACTATGAGTCATGTAGTCACTGTAGACTATGGGTCATGTAGTCACTGTAGACTATGAGTCATGAAGTCACTGTAGACTATGGGTCATGAAGTCACTGTAGACTATGAGTCATGTAGTCACTGTAGACTATGAGTCATGTAGTCACTGTAGACTATGAGTCATGTAGTCACTGTAGACTATGGGTCATGTAGTCACTGTAGACTATGAGTCATGAAGTCACTGTAGACTATGAGTCATGTAGTCACTGTAGACTATGGGTCATGAAGTCACTGTAGACTATGGGTCATGTAGTCACTGTAGACTATGAGTCATGTAGTCACTGTAGACTATGAGTCATGTAGTCACTGTAGACTATGAGTCATGTAGTCACTGTAGACTATGAGTCATGAAGTCACTGTAGACTATGGGTCATGTAGTCACTGTAGACTATGAGTCATGAAGTCACTGTAGACTATGAGTCATGTAGTCACTGTAGACTATGAGTCATGAAGTCACTGTAGACTATGAGTCATGAAGTCACTGTAGACTATGAGTCATGTAGTCACTGTAGACTATGAGTCATGTAGTCACTGTAGACTATGGGTCATGAAGTCACATCTGGAGTCTGCAGGGTCTGTTGTGTTGTAAACTACGGGTTCacgtcttcttttctttcctgcaGGGGTCTGAAAAAACAACGTCTGGGCTAAAGTGCAAATGACGTGAATGTAGAGCAAATGTCCCCGCATGGTGAAAGGCAGAAGTGAAACCACAGGACAGGCCGTGCCGACGGTGCAGCTTTTCTGTCCACCGTTATGCAACAGCGTTGACGCGCCGTCGCCGAGTCCACAGTGACAGACGCCTGCCAAAAGCTCGATGACATAACCTTGAAGCCAGTGGAACCTCGCCGACAAGACGGAGCCTATGGAAAAATAACACGCCGCCGTGTCTGGCGCGCACCGATCCAATTGACATAAGCGAAAGGCCTGATTAACGGCGCCGGCCTCGGGCCGAAGCGGAGACACAATAGCACAGTGTGTGCCGTACAGTTCGACCCCGGCGAGAGATTGTCGCTCGAAAACTCAGAAACTGAATGTTTGAAGAGGAATTTGTTTAGAACAGCGTCACCTTGCTCTAAACGCCGCGTTGTGAACCGACCTGTCGTAGATGATCCCGTCGATGCCCTGCTCCCGCAGCTTCCGCCGGATCTCGTGCTCGTTGTTGTCGTCTCCCCAGCTGAACACCACCAGGCCTTTGGACTGGGCGTCCCCGATGTAGGACAGGTTCTTCAGCAGCTCCTCGGCGTGGCCGCTGATGCCCTGAAggaacacagagaaacacaccgGGTTCAGTCGTTCGGCGACAATCGGATGCAAGCTGAGCAATCTGTTCTCggtaataaaaaatgtttaaaaaaaggtctcGCATCTCACCAGAATATTCTCACTCTGGGCGAAACTTATGGCGATCTGAGTGGTCTGGCAGCGGATGTCCATCAGCTCAGAGTAGTTCTCTGAAATCCCctgagtgaggaagaggatggggtACTTGTTCTGCTTTCGACGCACCCTGAGGGGAACGGAGGAAGAGGTGTCAGCCGCTGTCGGGGGAGCGCCGTCTGCGTTTAGAACCGCATCCTGCAGCATgcggaggcgtcctgacaggctACTTGGATTTCTCTTGGAAACGGAATCAACACAAGTATGACATGTCTGAACTGACTGAAGCAGAATTAACACGCACTCTTTAAAGTCGATGTATTCTCTTCAACGACGTGTTCATAATAATGCGTCTGAAGGTTAGGAGAAGGCCTTCTACGGGCCTCCGTCTGAGACCTCGTAACCCCTCGAGGTTAGCCGAAAGGTTATCGCGTCGCCGGCTAGCAGGATCGTCTCCAGCCTAATCAAATCTAGGGCACACTTGATCCTCGGCTGAGCGGCGCTCACATGGTGCAGATATCGGGATCGAAGCAGGAGAAGACGATGCGTCTGTCTCCTCCTTTTAGCAGAATGCAGGACAGGATGGTGTCGAGGAAGGCGTTCATGTTGAAGTAGGACGATAGTTTGCCGTCCCACGACCCGTCCTGTGAAGAGAAAGAAGCATTAATCCCACGTGTTTACCGCGAGAATATTCCCACGAGGCGTATTTATTGAGCAGGCGATTACATCGTCGACCCTGCCGACTAAAGCCTCGTCACACCGCTCGACTTTAGCCCCAATTTTCCCCTCGTTGGCAGTTTTTTGGAGCCGCCGTCAACGAGGCACATGGCAGGTATCTAGCGTGCTAATACCGTGGACGTGTCTGGGAGCCACAACCAATGAGAGCgcgagagggggggaggggtcggcTACACGAACAGGAAGTTTACCGTTCATGTTGCGTGAGCAACATACCAAAATTGTTGTTGCACCTCGAGGAAAGCGAGGCTAGTCATAGCTACGAAATGTGAACAGATGGGAACCCAGCGTGACGACCAGAAAGGCCCCGGGGAGGGAGATGGAATCCTTCACGTGTCGGCGGCGGAACCCACCTTCATCTGGCAGATCCATTTGAGCTCGATGTTGAAGCCCACGTGCTCGGGAATGGCTTGAAAGATCTGGGAGAGAGGTACGAGGGTGTTCGTGTTACTATGACAACATACAGGCGGGTAAACATTTAGAGAGTCGGTTGCTGAACAGGACGTTCGTTGGCAGAGAGAACCATCAAACAGGTCGGGGAAGGGAGCTCCTAAACCTTCATGCTTATGCATAGATATAAACAGAGTGAAGGCGAACAGCTCAGACTGGTTAGATGAACTATTTAACGATCATGATGAACAAAGGTACCTGCGACAGAGACGGGAACGGCTGATGCTCGTcgatttcctcctcctcgtccatcagatCTGAACCGGCAAACAGACGGCCGTTAATATCATATAAAGGAAACTCTACATTCAGCTGCACGCGTCACTCTGCTGTGAAGAGACGCACGCCGGgctttttcatcacttttgagacgtgatgaaaacacaaacacaaacaatggGTGCTTACCGTCGTCATCACTTTCTTTGGTGGCAGTGGCGTGGACCAGCTGCGAAACACAAAGAGTACTTTAGCGACTCCGGAACCCACACATGACGACATGGAAATGTTTTGGATCATGAATATTTCTTTGTCACTTATGATGAATTCGCATCATGCTTCTCCCACTGAGCAGCCACTAACCCCAATGCTTCAGTGGCTGATGCAAGACACGGTTAGACGACTATGTGTTCAATAGAATAAAATCGGGTGGATGCAAATGTCCCGTTTGTAGAGGAAGGCACGACGTAAAGACATTTGAATGTGCAGGGAAAGCAGCGGTGTAACTAACATCAACGTGTTCACTTTCATCTCGAAAGGACCAAAATAAGGTTTATTTCAACCTCGGttgcatttagttttttacCTTGAGAAGCTGCAGCTGGTCAAACGTCAAGTCTTTGACTGGCACCTCGATGAGCTCCAGAGACTTCTTGTCATTTTTCTGTCAAGTAACAAAAAGTGATGATGATTAATGGATGTCAGCTGTGACGTGAATGAATTTGCATCCTTCTAAATGGAAATGCCAAGACGGAAGTTCATGCATGTCCTTCATTGCTGTACCTTCTTTGTGGATATGCAGCACGTCAGATCGTGGTAAACAATGGGAACGGCGTCCTTGGAGAGGTGAACATCAAACTCGACGTAGGCCGCCCCCTACGAGTACACGGGGAACAAATGATTGAGGCCAAAGTCCTGTAGAGGTAAACGGTCCCGGGGGCTTGAGCCGCTCTGCGTCACTCACGTGGTTGGCGGCCCTTTTGAATGAGGCGATGGTGTTCTCCCTGACTCTTTGGTGCctggaaaaacacacatttaaaaacggTTGGTTTTCTGGCAGCAGACGTATTGATCCCAACTGACACTCACACCTATTGTGCCGATAATCTTTCTTTGAGGTGCGCCTTCAACCCGATGACTCACTTGGCTGCATGCGTGCTCCCGGCGCCTCGGTGACCCACATTCAGAGTACTTCTTTTCTTCCAGTACTTGGTGAAGGAGGAGCTCATGTCACATTGCAGCCCTTGGATTGGCGTGATCACCAGGTAGTCCACTGGAAAACAACGACGAGGAGGTAAGTAAACTGGTTTCTTCACACATCGTTTGAAACAAAGCTCAAACCGTTCCTCTCTTCCCTTCACAGTTTGAAACGTCAAGAATAATCTCACCTCGGACTTTCCCGATGGTCTGTCTCGAATTTCGCCCCATGATGGGAAGCGTGGAAACTCCTTGGTCCCTCCCGCTctcggagaaagaggaggagaggaggcaggccGTGCCCACGTAACCCGGGAGACCGTCACCCTGGACCACGTGCAcgctcatgtcctcctgtgaaACACAGCCGGCGAACGAGTGAAACCCCCAATCAAAAGCAAACAGACCGATCTAATCTCACGGTGCCTGATATGCTGGTCTAGAACACTCATTGAATCAAGGTTTATCGAGAGGCCGCCGAGCGTCACCTCAAAGAACTCAAAGGTGAGCTCCAGGTTGTACGGGTCCATGCTGTGGATGCTGTACTCGGTCCACTGGGAGGGCTCCAGCGCGTAGCCACACTCGGGCTGAGAGTGGCGGGACTTGTAGCCGTTGGCACTGATCATGCTGATCTCCAGCGTGGTGGTCTCCTTGTGCACGGACACGGGACCGGGCACACCTCCATCCTCcacgtcctcatcctcctcttcctcctctaatCCTTCTAGTGTCAGCTTGATTCTGTGTCAGGCGGGTAAAATAAAGACAGTTAAATACACAGATAGTGAAATCGGCAAAGATAAA is part of the Pseudoliparis swirei isolate HS2019 ecotype Mariana Trench chromosome 12, NWPU_hadal_v1, whole genome shotgun sequence genome and harbors:
- the gpcpd1 gene encoding glycerophosphocholine phosphodiesterase GPCPD1 isoform X4, with amino-acid sequence MWETHQQPRMMSPTASHQTIDDGQFGIHNGVNCVDSGWLTCQTEIRLRLHHSRMPPVSITKKKYKRSRFRIKLTLEGLEEEEEDEDVEDGGVPGPVSVHKETTTLEISMISANGYKSRHSQPECGYALEPSQWTEYSIHSMDPYNLELTFEFFEEDMSVHVVQGDGLPGYVGTACLLSSSFSESGRDQGVSTLPIMGRNSRQTIGKVRVDYLVITPIQGLQCDMSSSFTKYWKKRSTLNVGHRGAGSTHAAKHQRVRENTIASFKRAANHGAAYVEFDVHLSKDAVPIVYHDLTCCISTKKKNDKKSLELIEVPVKDLTFDQLQLLKLVHATATKESDDDDLMDEEEEIDEHQPFPSLSQIFQAIPEHVGFNIELKWICQMKDGSWDGKLSSYFNMNAFLDTILSCILLKGGDRRIVFSCFDPDICTMVRRKQNKYPILFLTQGISENYSELMDIRCQTTQIAISFAQSENILGISGHAEELLKNLSYIGDAQSKGLVVFSWGDDNNEHEIRRKLREQGIDGIIYDSICEEQGEQNIFQVEEQHTLQEVITDETRKSSSCSCYSIPCSTMLCGAAMDRNGSVESGSVESDSGLSSS
- the gpcpd1 gene encoding glycerophosphocholine phosphodiesterase GPCPD1 isoform X3, with the protein product MDDHRLCAYRSCVQVPLPQRILPAVKASHQTIDDGQFGIHNGVNCVDSGWLTCQTEIRLRLHHSRMPPVSITKKKYKRSRFRIKLTLEGLEEEEEDEDVEDGGVPGPVSVHKETTTLEISMISANGYKSRHSQPECGYALEPSQWTEYSIHSMDPYNLELTFEFFEEDMSVHVVQGDGLPGYVGTACLLSSSFSESGRDQGVSTLPIMGRNSRQTIGKVRVDYLVITPIQGLQCDMSSSFTKYWKKRSTLNVGHRGAGSTHAAKHQRVRENTIASFKRAANHGAAYVEFDVHLSKDAVPIVYHDLTCCISTKKKNDKKSLELIEVPVKDLTFDQLQLLKLVHATATKESDDDDLMDEEEEIDEHQPFPSLSQIFQAIPEHVGFNIELKWICQMKDGSWDGKLSSYFNMNAFLDTILSCILLKGGDRRIVFSCFDPDICTMVRRKQNKYPILFLTQGISENYSELMDIRCQTTQIAISFAQSENILGISGHAEELLKNLSYIGDAQSKGLVVFSWGDDNNEHEIRRKLREQGIDGIIYDSICEEQGEQNIFQVEEQHTLQEVITDETRKSSSCSCYSIPCSTMLCGAAMDRNGSVESGSVESDSGLSSS
- the gpcpd1 gene encoding glycerophosphocholine phosphodiesterase GPCPD1 isoform X2, which gives rise to METAQVTFIVRGETSPGEVIAIVGGCEALGSWHYQNATILHYDGNTWTTTVSVPIGAVSKYRYLKGFFLQSKSAGGPCQVIVNMWETHQQPRMMSPTASHQTIDDGQFGIHNGVNCVDSGWLTCQTEIRLRLHHSRMPPVSITKKKYKRSRFRIKLTLEGLEEEEEDEDVEDGGVPGPVSVHKETTTLEISMISANGYKSRHSQPECGYALEPSQWTEYSIHSMDPYNLELTFEFFEEDMSVHVVQGDGLPGYVGTACLLSSSFSESGRDQGVSTLPIMGRNSRQTIGKVRVDYLVITPIQGLQCDMSSSFTKYWKKRSTLNVGHRGAGSTHAAKHQRVRENTIASFKRAANHGAAYVEFDVHLSKDAVPIVYHDLTCCISTKKKNDKKSLELIEVPVKDLTFDQLQLLKLVHATATKESDDDDLMDEEEEIDEHQPFPSLSQIFQAIPEHVGFNIELKWICQMKDGSWDGKLSSYFNMNAFLDTILSCILLKGGDRRIVFSCFDPDICTMVRRKQNKYPILFLTQGISENYSELMDIRCQTTQIAISFAQSENILGISGHAEELLKNLSYIGDAQSKGLVVFSWGDDNNEHEIRRKLREQGIDGIIYDSICEEQGEQNIFQVEEQHTLQEVITDETRKSSSCSCYSIPCSTMLCGAAMDRNGSVESGSVESDSGLSSS
- the gpcpd1 gene encoding glycerophosphocholine phosphodiesterase GPCPD1 isoform X1, coding for METAQVTFIVRGETSPGEVIAIVGGCEALGSWHYQNATILHYDGNTWTTTVSVPIGAVSKYRYLKGFFLQSKNSTRGTDIWGLSAGGPCQVIVNMWETHQQPRMMSPTASHQTIDDGQFGIHNGVNCVDSGWLTCQTEIRLRLHHSRMPPVSITKKKYKRSRFRIKLTLEGLEEEEEDEDVEDGGVPGPVSVHKETTTLEISMISANGYKSRHSQPECGYALEPSQWTEYSIHSMDPYNLELTFEFFEEDMSVHVVQGDGLPGYVGTACLLSSSFSESGRDQGVSTLPIMGRNSRQTIGKVRVDYLVITPIQGLQCDMSSSFTKYWKKRSTLNVGHRGAGSTHAAKHQRVRENTIASFKRAANHGAAYVEFDVHLSKDAVPIVYHDLTCCISTKKKNDKKSLELIEVPVKDLTFDQLQLLKLVHATATKESDDDDLMDEEEEIDEHQPFPSLSQIFQAIPEHVGFNIELKWICQMKDGSWDGKLSSYFNMNAFLDTILSCILLKGGDRRIVFSCFDPDICTMVRRKQNKYPILFLTQGISENYSELMDIRCQTTQIAISFAQSENILGISGHAEELLKNLSYIGDAQSKGLVVFSWGDDNNEHEIRRKLREQGIDGIIYDSICEEQGEQNIFQVEEQHTLQEVITDETRKSSSCSCYSIPCSTMLCGAAMDRNGSVESGSVESDSGLSSS